GTACGGGAAATCAATGTCAGGAACCTCCGCGGTCGCCGAGCGATGCCGGGACGAGAACGTCGAGTTGGTCAGACTACTGTTCGTCACCCAGAGCGGGGCGGTCCGCGCTCACTCGGTCGATGCCTCGAAGGTCGAATCGGCCGTCGCCGACGGCGTGACGCTCTCACAACTCGTCCAGTCGTACAACGCGCTCGGACTCCGGGACAAGGACGGCCGGTTCGACGCCGCCGGGGAAGTCCGCCTTCGCCCCGACCCCGACACCTTCCGCGCGCTTCCCTACGCCGAGCGCGCGGGAGCGATGCTCTGTGACATCGAAACGCTCGACGGCGACCCGTGGCCGGTAGACCCCCGGTCGTCGCTCCGTGCGATGTGCGAGACGTTCCGGACGAGGGGACTCGCCCCGGAGGTCGCCTTCGAGAGCGAGTTCCATCTCTTCGCCGAGGACGAGGCGGGCGACCCGGTCCGGGTGGACGAACGCGGCGCGTACGCGACCGGAAGCACCCGCGAGACCCACGGGACCGTCCTCTCGATGGTGGACGCGCTGAAGGCCCAGAACGTCCCCGTCGAAAAATACTACCCCGAGTACGCCGCGGGCAAGCACGAAATCGTGACCGGCCACGATTCGGGTCTCCGGGCGGCCGACCACCACGTCCTCCTGCGCGAGACTGTCGAGAGCGTCGCGCGCGACCACGACTATCGAGCGACGTTCCTCCCCAAGCCCTTCGACCACTCGACCAACGGTTGTCACGTCCACCTCTCGCTGTGGGACGACGACAACGCCTTCTACGACGCCGACCGGGACGGTCTCAGCGACACCGCGCGCCGCTTCGTCGCTGGCGTCCTCGACCACGCGCCCGCGCTTGTCGCGCTCGCGGCCCCGACGGTCAACTCCTACGCGCGGTTGCGCCCCCAAATCGGGGCCGCCGCGTTCGTCTGCTGGGGCCGAGGCAACCGCGAGGCGCTGGTCCGGGTTCCCGCGCCGGAACCCGGTGACGGCGGCTCTTCGACCCGGTTGGAGTTCCGGGCGGCCGACAACGCTGCGAACCCGTATCTGGCCTTACTGGGCCTGCTCGCCGCGGGGAAAGACGGCATCGAGCGCGACCTCGGACCGCCGTCTCCCGTCTCGGCCGACCCCGGAAACCTCTCGGCCAGCGAGCGCGCCGACCGGGCTATCGAACGTCTTCCGCGCACGCTCGGGCAGGCCCTCGACGCGCTCGAAGCCGATTCGGTCCTGCGGGACGCGCTCGGGACCGACCTCTTCGAGACCTACCTCGAAGTCAAGCGAAGCCACTGGGAGGCGTTCACCGACAGCGCGGTCTCGTGGGAGCGCGACCGCCTCCGGCAGGTGTACTGACGGCGTGCCAGTTGGGGGCGTCGCCTCTTTTCTACCGGCGCAAGGACGCGATTCGCGTGGTCCCGCGAATCGCTCGGAGATTCGTGATTCTTGTTACCACGCATCGATAATCGACTTGTAAGACCTCCGAGTAGACCCGGTACGACGAAATCTCCCGCGAGAACTTGCGGGACGAACCGCTGGCCGACCCGCAACGTTCAAACCGGATCCCTTCGTTTCGAAACACCATGGACCACGTTGACGACAGTATCACCGAGGGCGGACTCCTCGGCCCGATGTTCAAGCTTGCGTGGCCCATCGTCGTCATCCAACTGTTGCAGGTGACGTACAACATCGCCGACACGTTCTGGCTCGGACGCCTGTCGGCCGATGCGGTGGGCGCGCTGAGCCTCGCGTTTCCGCTCATCTTCCTGCTCATCTCCATCGCGGGCGGGTTCACCACGGCGGGGTCGATTCTGGTCGCGCAGTACACCGGTGCCGACAGCAAGGGGTCAGCCGGAGAAGTCGCGGGCCAAATCGTCTCGTTCGTCACCCTGCTGGCGCTCGCGCTGAGTATCGTCGGCTACGTCGCTACCGACTCGATGCTCGGCCTGCTTCCGAGTCAGGACGCGACGACCGAGCAGATAATTCCGCTCGCGGCCGACTACATGGAGGTGTTTTTCCTCGGACTCCCCTTCCTGTTTGGCTTCTTCGTGTTCACGTCGCTCATGCGGGGCTACGGCGACACGAAGACGCCGATGCGCGTGATGTTCGTCTCGGTTGCGCTCAACGTCGTGTTGGACCCTCTGCTCATCTTCGGCGTCGGGCCGTTTCCCGCCATGGAGATAGAGGGCGCGGCGCTGGCGACCATCTTCTCGCGCGCAGTCGCCAGCGCGCTCGGCTTCTACGTCCTGTTCGTGGCGAAGGCCGGGCCGGACGTTGCGGTCGGCGACCTCGTGCCCGACTTGGGCTACATCTGGGACATCGTGCGCATCGGCGTCCCCTCGACCGTCGAGCAGTCGATGAGCGCGTTGGCGATGATAACCCTGACCGCGATGGTCGTCCAGTTCGCGCCGCCGGTGGTCTCGGCCTACGGACTCGGCAACCGACTCGCCTCGCTGGTCTTCCTGCCAGCGATGGGACTGGGTCGAGCGACCAACACGATGGTCGGCCAGAACCTCGGCGCGGGCAAGTCCGAACGGGCCGAGCGCGCGGTCTGGATAGCCGCCAAGGTCGGTGCGGCCGTGATGGCGGTGGTCGCGGTCGTCGCTGCGCTCTTCCCCGAACCCATCGTCTCGGTGTTCCTTGCCACCGAGAGCGAGGCCGCCCGCGAGACGGTCGGTTACGGGGCGACTTACCTCCGGATTCGCTCGGCCGAGTTCGTCTTCATGGCGATTCTACAGGTCATGCTCGGGGGTTACCGCGGTGCTGGCAACACCAAGACCGCGATGATATTCTCGATGGTCGCGCTCTGGGTCGGCCGCGTGCCGACGGTGTACTACCTCGCGTTCGTCGCGGGAATGGGCGCGACCGGCGTCTGGATCGGGATGGCGCTCGGGAGCATCCTCGGCGCAATCGCCGCCGCGCTCTGGTTCACCCGCGGGACGTGGAAAGAGACCGTCATCGAGGAGGACACCGAGGCGGACGCC
This genomic stretch from Halorussus pelagicus harbors:
- the glnA2 gene encoding gamma-glutamylputrescine synthetase → MSGTSAVAERCRDENVELVRLLFVTQSGAVRAHSVDASKVESAVADGVTLSQLVQSYNALGLRDKDGRFDAAGEVRLRPDPDTFRALPYAERAGAMLCDIETLDGDPWPVDPRSSLRAMCETFRTRGLAPEVAFESEFHLFAEDEAGDPVRVDERGAYATGSTRETHGTVLSMVDALKAQNVPVEKYYPEYAAGKHEIVTGHDSGLRAADHHVLLRETVESVARDHDYRATFLPKPFDHSTNGCHVHLSLWDDDNAFYDADRDGLSDTARRFVAGVLDHAPALVALAAPTVNSYARLRPQIGAAAFVCWGRGNREALVRVPAPEPGDGGSSTRLEFRAADNAANPYLALLGLLAAGKDGIERDLGPPSPVSADPGNLSASERADRAIERLPRTLGQALDALEADSVLRDALGTDLFETYLEVKRSHWEAFTDSAVSWERDRLRQVY
- a CDS encoding MATE family efflux transporter; translated protein: MDHVDDSITEGGLLGPMFKLAWPIVVIQLLQVTYNIADTFWLGRLSADAVGALSLAFPLIFLLISIAGGFTTAGSILVAQYTGADSKGSAGEVAGQIVSFVTLLALALSIVGYVATDSMLGLLPSQDATTEQIIPLAADYMEVFFLGLPFLFGFFVFTSLMRGYGDTKTPMRVMFVSVALNVVLDPLLIFGVGPFPAMEIEGAALATIFSRAVASALGFYVLFVAKAGPDVAVGDLVPDLGYIWDIVRIGVPSTVEQSMSALAMITLTAMVVQFAPPVVSAYGLGNRLASLVFLPAMGLGRATNTMVGQNLGAGKSERAERAVWIAAKVGAAVMAVVAVVAALFPEPIVSVFLATESEAARETVGYGATYLRIRSAEFVFMAILQVMLGGYRGAGNTKTAMIFSMVALWVGRVPTVYYLAFVAGMGATGVWIGMALGSILGAIAAALWFTRGTWKETVIEEDTEADAEESETTADEPETPETPDAPTQASSESDLPETSGASEGK